The genomic stretch TGTAAAATCTTGTGATTTAGAGAAAGCTCAAAAGATAGCTCAAGATGTAGTGGTTGCCTTGGACGATGTGGAAAAATGTTCTGAACCCTATTGGTTTATTTATGCCAATCGAGATTTATCGCCTGTCGGGTCAGGTAATATGGTATATTTGTTAAAGCACATAGAGCAGTTTCGAAAAGGTGTTGGGAGAAAAGAGGTTGATTCAGTTGTTGCAGATTTGTTTGCCGTCCAATTAGAAGACATCTTGCGTGGCCGGAATAAAAGTGCAACGTTAGCTGATGTGGAGGCTGCCGAGAAAATGTTGGATTCCTATAAGTTAATAGGGCAAGATTATTTATATGAGTATATAGCTTTAATTAAAGCGGTGAAAACAGAAAATACAGACGAGACGCTTAGGTTATGTAAAGGGATATTTCCTAAGTTGTCAGATCAAAAAATAGCTTATTTATATTTTAGTCCACTTACGATGTTACAGTACAAGTGGAATAACAAACAGAAAAAGGAATTAGTTGCTTTGACAAAGCAATTAATTGATCAAGTTGAGATGTCACAATTGAAGCATTCTTTAAAAAATTTTGCCGATACAGGGATACCTCATTTAGGAGCAAAATAGAAGTTGGTGC from Butyricimonas virosa encodes the following:
- a CDS encoding thioredoxin family protein; amino-acid sequence: MKKIILLLSCIFVMTSMSAQTSFQELTLEKALEQAKVENKYVFIDCYTSWCGPCKMMAEKILPLKEVGEYMNGKFVCVKFDMEKGEGRAIQQKYRVSAYPTFLILDTDGSLLHAVVGGTATGEEFLEKVKIAFDDNSVGKLAAEYNRGNRNMDFLLKYIKALVKSCDLEKAQKIAQDVVVALDDVEKCSEPYWFIYANRDLSPVGSGNMVYLLKHIEQFRKGVGRKEVDSVVADLFAVQLEDILRGRNKSATLADVEAAEKMLDSYKLIGQDYLYEYIALIKAVKTENTDETLRLCKGIFPKLSDQKIAYLYFSPLTMLQYKWNNKQKKELVALTKQLIDQVEMSQLKHSLKNFADTGIPHLGAK